Proteins found in one uncultured Desulfuromonas sp. genomic segment:
- a CDS encoding YadA-like family protein, which yields MTRCVKLWGCLVMVFLLAVLLSPQECFALAAGDKGTFNAVVSDGADDHGWRNNTAIGYGADAGNDASDVALNSTAVGLKSTATGDRSTATGAISDATAYGSTASGFDANATGTKSTATGGNSDATADYATATGYNSNAEAEYATANGYNTNATAAYSTALGAEADATQKGSTATGYNAKATGVYSTAIGTQSTASQDGAVALGRVSTASATRSTAVGTKSTASQEGATALGNASTASATQSTALGQNATATATNSVALGAEADATQRGSTASGYNADATGKYSTAIGAQAAASLESATSLGNGSTASATQSTALGKDATASASNSVALGYGSVADEEDTVSVGTTTSQRRITNVATALNGTDAVNLDQVESLITTSGEKWISSSEGNAATVSGSNATAIGSGSAATADGSVALGQGSIADEENTVSLGTGSMATATNAIALGFGSVADEINTVSVGTSTSQRRITNVATAVNGTDAVNLDQVESLIVTGGEQWLNSTETGSASVAGSNATAIGSGSFATADGSVALGQGSIADEENTLSVGSDGSERRITNVADGVNDTDSVNMSQLNAVQSQVRDNASNIAANTSAINRNASKIATHTTKIATNSADIAIIKAQSAILSSSESDSASSSGSNSLALGSGASAHDDDTAIGANATVTADSSTAVGSNTLIESEQAVAVGADATVSSEATGGVAIGQNAVVEQGASNAVALGTDSVADEANTVSVGSSVNQRRVTNVADGENNGDAVNVSQLNTVKSDVSSNSASIADNTTTITRNSSDIAANTQSIAQNSSSITQNVSDISENRSAIAANRHDIHRLSKDVEDNRAGIAAAAALVEITPSAPGKTTINLGLASFKDQVAVGMTSMHRFERFDNVMINAGVSMANDNVLVRAGGSFEF from the coding sequence ATGACGCGTTGTGTGAAGCTGTGGGGTTGTTTGGTGATGGTGTTTCTGTTGGCGGTGCTGCTCAGCCCGCAAGAGTGTTTCGCCCTGGCTGCCGGGGATAAAGGGACTTTTAATGCCGTTGTAAGCGATGGTGCGGATGATCATGGATGGCGCAATAACACGGCCATTGGTTATGGCGCGGATGCGGGGAATGATGCTAGTGATGTCGCACTAAACTCTACAGCCGTGGGCCTCAAGAGTACGGCCACCGGCGATCGCAGTACGGCCACTGGCGCTATAAGCGATGCGACAGCATATGGTTCGACGGCGAGTGGTTTTGACGCCAACGCCACCGGAACCAAGAGTACCGCCACTGGCGGCAACAGCGATGCGACGGCAGACTATGCCACGGCCACCGGCTACAATAGCAATGCCGAAGCCGAGTATGCCACGGCCAATGGTTACAATACCAATGCCACCGCCGCTTATAGTACCGCCCTCGGTGCTGAAGCTGATGCCACACAAAAAGGGAGCACGGCTACCGGTTATAATGCCAAAGCTACAGGGGTATACAGTACCGCCATCGGCACACAATCCACGGCCAGTCAGGACGGCGCCGTTGCCCTGGGTAGAGTTTCCACGGCTTCGGCCACACGGAGTACGGCGGTCGGCACAAAATCCACGGCCAGTCAGGAAGGCGCCACGGCCCTGGGTAACGCTTCCACGGCTTCCGCCACACAGAGTACGGCCTTGGGGCAAAACGCCACAGCCACGGCCACCAACTCCGTCGCCCTCGGTGCTGAGGCTGATGCCACGCAACGAGGGAGCACGGCCAGCGGCTATAATGCGGATGCGACAGGGAAATACAGCACCGCCATCGGAGCGCAAGCCGCGGCCAGTCTAGAATCAGCCACGTCCCTGGGTAACGGTTCCACGGCTTCCGCCACACAGAGTACGGCTTTGGGGAAAGACGCCACAGCCTCGGCGAGCAACTCCGTCGCCCTGGGATATGGCTCTGTCGCCGATGAGGAAGATACCGTGTCCGTCGGCACCACCACCAGTCAGCGGCGCATCACCAACGTCGCCACGGCACTCAACGGCACCGATGCCGTCAACCTCGATCAAGTAGAAAGCCTGATCACGACCAGCGGTGAAAAGTGGATCAGCAGCAGCGAAGGCAATGCCGCCACCGTTTCCGGCAGCAATGCCACGGCCATCGGCTCCGGCAGTGCCGCCACTGCCGACGGTTCCGTGGCCCTTGGCCAGGGCTCCATTGCCGATGAAGAAAATACCGTCTCCCTGGGCACCGGCAGCATGGCTACGGCCACCAACGCCATCGCCCTCGGTTTCGGCTCCGTCGCCGATGAAATCAATACCGTGTCCGTCGGCACATCCACCAGTCAGCGCCGCATCACCAACGTCGCCACCGCCGTCAACGGCACCGATGCCGTCAACCTTGATCAAGTAGAAAGCCTGATCGTTACCGGCGGAGAGCAGTGGCTCAACAGCACCGAAACCGGCTCGGCCAGCGTTGCCGGCAGCAATGCTACGGCCATCGGCTCCGGCAGCTTTGCCACCGCCGACGGGTCCGTGGCCCTCGGCCAAGGCTCCATTGCCGATGAAGAAAATACCCTGTCCGTCGGTTCCGACGGCAGCGAGCGGCGCATCACCAACGTCGCCGACGGCGTCAATGACACCGATTCCGTCAACATGAGCCAACTCAATGCGGTACAAAGCCAGGTCCGTGACAACGCCTCAAACATCGCCGCCAATACCAGCGCCATTAACCGCAACGCCTCCAAGATCGCCACCCATACAACCAAAATTGCCACCAACAGCGCCGACATCGCTATCATTAAAGCCCAGTCCGCCATCCTCTCCTCCAGCGAAAGCGACAGCGCCAGTAGCAGCGGCAGCAACAGCCTGGCCCTCGGCTCCGGCGCCTCCGCCCATGACGACGATACCGCCATCGGTGCCAATGCCACAGTCACCGCCGACAGCTCCACCGCCGTCGGGTCCAACACCCTGATCGAATCGGAACAAGCCGTGGCCGTGGGTGCCGATGCAACCGTAAGCAGTGAGGCCACCGGTGGGGTGGCCATTGGTCAGAATGCGGTCGTGGAACAAGGCGCAAGCAACGCCGTTGCCCTGGGCACAGACTCAGTGGCCGATGAAGCCAATACCGTGTCCGTCGGCAGCAGCGTCAACCAGCGGCGCGTTACCAACGTGGCCGACGGCGAAAACAACGGCGATGCGGTCAATGTCAGTCAGCTCAATACGGTGAAAAGCGATGTGAGCAGCAACAGCGCGTCGATTGCCGACAACACGACAACGATAACCCGCAACAGTAGTGATATTGCCGCCAACACACAGAGCATTGCCCAAAACAGCAGCTCAATCACGCAAAATGTCAGTGACATTTCTGAAAATCGCAGCGCCATCGCCGCAAATCGTCATGATATTCATCGATTAAGTAAAGACGTTGAGGATAACCGGGCCGGTATTGCCGCGGCTGCAGCGCTGGTGGAGATTACGCCGTCGGCACCGGGTAAGACGACGATTAATCTGGGTTTGGCGTCGTTTAAGGATCAGGTGGCGGTGGGCATGACCAGCATGCATCGCTTTGAACGATTCGATAATGTGATGATCAATGCCGGGGTTTCCATGGCCAACGATAATGTGCTGGTGCGCGCGGGAGGTAGTTTTGAATTCTAA
- a CDS encoding YdiU family protein, which yields MNFINSYLQLKEIFYEKIRPTTVTDPQLLLWNCAVAQQLMIDEELVDDPTALAAIFSGNELLPGSEPVAIAYAGHQFGHFVPRLGDGRAHLLGEVVGKAGRRWDVQLKGSGPTPFSRNGDGRCAVGPAVREFIMSEAMHALGVPTTRCLAVVTTGETVYRDTPLPGAVVTRVASSHLRIGTFEYFAARGNPEALKALCLYVIERHYPELEGGEPVLYLALLDQVIERQIKLVVEWMRVGFIHGVMNTDNIALSGETIDYGPCAMMGAYDPRTVYSSIDAMGRYAFGNQPKILQWNMSRFAECLLPLLDDDPTKPVKLVEVIIDELPKRFEQHYLEMMAGKLGLSAYQAGDKQLIEELLNHLKEHSLDYTLTFDRLTKSQSCEVVAGQVSQELGVWCDRWRNRLDEQGDDPQTVQQRMRQHNPVVIPRNHHVEAVIRECEQTGKTTLVEAFLQVIRSPYEEQEHTAEFQDPPADGDLHYQTFCGT from the coding sequence ATGAATTTCATCAATTCGTATTTACAGCTCAAAGAGATCTTTTATGAAAAAATCCGTCCGACCACGGTTACGGATCCGCAGCTGTTGTTGTGGAATTGTGCTGTGGCCCAGCAGTTGATGATCGACGAGGAGCTGGTGGATGATCCAACGGCATTGGCGGCGATTTTTTCTGGCAATGAGCTGTTGCCGGGCTCGGAACCCGTGGCGATTGCCTATGCCGGGCATCAATTCGGCCATTTTGTTCCCCGGCTTGGCGATGGCCGGGCTCATTTGCTCGGCGAGGTCGTTGGAAAAGCGGGCCGGCGCTGGGATGTCCAGTTGAAAGGTTCCGGGCCGACCCCCTTTTCCCGTAATGGTGATGGTCGTTGTGCCGTTGGTCCGGCGGTGCGTGAGTTTATCATGAGTGAAGCCATGCACGCGCTGGGCGTACCAACCACCCGCTGTCTGGCCGTGGTGACCACCGGTGAAACCGTTTATCGCGATACGCCGTTGCCGGGGGCGGTGGTGACGCGGGTGGCGTCAAGTCATCTCCGGATCGGCACGTTTGAGTACTTTGCGGCTCGCGGCAACCCTGAAGCGCTCAAAGCGTTGTGTCTCTATGTGATAGAGCGTCATTATCCCGAACTGGAAGGCGGCGAACCGGTTCTTTATCTGGCGCTGCTTGATCAGGTGATTGAACGGCAGATCAAGCTGGTGGTGGAATGGATGCGGGTAGGCTTTATTCACGGCGTGATGAATACGGACAATATCGCACTGTCCGGCGAAACCATTGACTATGGCCCGTGTGCCATGATGGGTGCCTATGATCCGCGCACGGTGTACAGCTCGATTGATGCCATGGGGCGCTATGCGTTTGGCAATCAACCTAAGATTCTCCAGTGGAATATGTCGCGCTTTGCCGAATGTCTGTTGCCGTTGCTGGATGATGACCCCACCAAACCGGTGAAGCTGGTCGAGGTGATCATTGACGAATTGCCCAAACGCTTTGAGCAACATTATCTGGAGATGATGGCGGGGAAACTCGGTTTGAGTGCGTATCAGGCGGGAGATAAACAACTGATTGAGGAGCTGCTGAATCATCTCAAGGAGCATTCTCTTGATTATACGCTGACATTTGACCGGCTGACCAAATCGCAGTCGTGCGAAGTGGTGGCGGGGCAGGTAAGTCAAGAGCTCGGAGTATGGTGTGATCGCTGGCGCAACCGGCTGGACGAGCAGGGCGATGATCCACAAACGGTGCAACAGCGGATGCGTCAGCACAATCCGGTGGTGATTCCGAGAAACCATCATGTCGAGGCGGTGATCCGCGAGTGTGAACAGACCGGCAAGACAACGCTGGTGGAGGCATTTCTCCAGGTGATACGTTCGCCTTATGAAGAACAGGAACATACCGCCGAGTTTCAGGACCCACCGGCAGATGGGGATCTCCACTATCAAACCTTTTGCGGGACGTGA
- a CDS encoding transposase: MSRPLRIEYPGAWYHVMNRGRRREDIYQDDEDFLLFLKVLQDTSKMWNLKVSAYCLMSNHYHLLVQTPDGNLSRCMRHLNGVYTQRYNRRHNTDGQLFRGRYKAVLVEEDSHLVEILRYIHRNPVEAGIVLELDAYTWCSHCGYLADEKGWQWLHRTPLLKMFASTKKKAFSDYLSFVRKQDSEEVQQFFSRKNLPSIFGSEGFIEKIRNKYEFFLQDKEIAGRDVLSVDSVAVINAVCKVCQVTELALKTTRRGTTNLARDLAVYTLRAHSQKTLAEVGNVIGCENYSTVSSAIERMKKERRKGVKSAVDLYLMRGKLFPCRDHYA; the protein is encoded by the coding sequence ATGTCGAGACCATTACGCATAGAATATCCGGGTGCCTGGTATCACGTGATGAATCGTGGGCGGCGGCGAGAAGACATTTATCAGGACGACGAGGATTTCCTCCTGTTCCTGAAAGTATTGCAAGATACTTCAAAGATGTGGAACTTGAAGGTGTCTGCCTATTGCCTGATGTCGAACCATTATCATCTATTAGTGCAGACACCGGATGGTAATCTCTCCCGTTGTATGCGCCATCTTAACGGTGTTTATACCCAGCGCTATAATCGCAGGCACAACACAGACGGCCAATTGTTCCGTGGTCGCTACAAAGCAGTGTTGGTCGAAGAGGACAGCCATTTGGTGGAAATCTTGCGTTATATCCACCGCAATCCTGTCGAAGCCGGTATTGTTTTAGAGTTGGATGCGTACACATGGTGTAGTCATTGCGGTTATCTTGCTGACGAGAAAGGCTGGCAGTGGTTGCACCGCACCCCATTATTGAAGATGTTTGCATCAACAAAGAAAAAAGCTTTTAGCGATTATCTCTCTTTTGTGAGAAAGCAAGATTCTGAAGAGGTGCAGCAATTTTTTTCACGAAAAAATCTTCCGTCGATTTTTGGCTCTGAGGGTTTTATCGAGAAGATAAGAAACAAGTACGAGTTCTTCCTTCAGGATAAAGAAATTGCAGGGCGAGATGTTTTATCTGTCGATTCTGTTGCGGTGATCAACGCCGTATGTAAGGTATGTCAGGTCACTGAACTGGCGTTAAAGACGACAAGGCGGGGCACAACCAACCTTGCAAGGGATTTGGCTGTTTATACTCTCAGGGCACACAGTCAAAAAACGCTTGCTGAAGTTGGCAACGTGATCGGGTGCGAGAATTATAGTACCGTCAGCTCTGCCATTGAGCGCATGAAAAAAGAACGTAGAAAAGGGGTCAAGTCTGCTGTTGACTTATATTTAATGCGAGGTAAGCTGTTTCCATGTCGAGACCATTACGCATAG
- a CDS encoding transposase: protein MSRPLRIEYPGAWYHVMNRGRRREDIYQDDEDFHLFLKVLQDTAKMWNLKVSAYCLMSNHYHLLVQTPDGNLSRCMRHLNGVYTQRYNRRHSTDGQLFRGRYKAVLVEEDSHLLQLLRYIHRNPLEACIVSELDAYNWCSHRGYLADEKHWQWLHCTPLLKMFSSTRKKAFEDYLSFVRQQDSEEVQQFFSRKNLPSIFGSEGFIEKIRNKYEFFLQDKEIAGRDVLSVDSVAVINAVCKVCQVTELALKTTRRGTTNLARDLAVYTLRAHSQKTLAEVGNVIGCENYSTVSSAIERMKKALESDSGARKLYQKICLELKVGQRQT from the coding sequence ATGTCGAGACCATTACGCATAGAATATCCGGGTGCCTGGTATCATGTGATGAATCGTGGGCGGCGGCGAGAAGACATTTATCAGGACGATGAGGATTTCCACCTGTTCTTGAAAGTATTGCAAGATACCGCAAAGATGTGGAACTTGAAAGTGTCTGCCTATTGCCTGATGTCGAATCATTATCATCTGTTGGTTCAGACACCGGATGGCAACCTTTCTCGTTGTATGCGCCATCTTAACGGTGTTTACACCCAGCGCTATAATCGCAGACACAGCACTGACGGCCAATTGTTCCGTGGCCGCTACAAAGCAGTGTTGGTCGAAGAGGATAGCCATTTGTTGCAACTCTTACGTTATATCCATCGCAACCCTCTTGAGGCGTGTATCGTTTCAGAGTTGGATGCGTACAACTGGTGCAGTCATCGCGGTTATCTTGCTGACGAGAAACACTGGCAGTGGTTGCACTGCACCCCATTGTTGAAGATGTTTTCATCGACAAGAAAAAAAGCTTTTGAAGATTATCTCTCTTTTGTGAGACAGCAAGACTCTGAAGAGGTGCAGCAATTTTTTTCACGCAAAAATCTTCCATCGATCTTTGGCTCTGAGGGGTTTATCGAGAAGATAAGAAACAAGTACGAGTTCTTCCTTCAGGACAAAGAGATTGCAGGGCGAGATGTTTTATCTGTCGATTCTGTTGCGGTGATCAACGCCGTATGTAAGGTATGTCAGGTCACTGAACTGGCGTTAAAGACGACAAGGCGGGGCACAACCAACCTTGCAAGGGATTTGGCTGTTTATACTCTCAGGGCACACAGTCAAAAAACGCTTGCTGAAGTTGGCAACGTGATCGGGTGCGAGAATTATAGTACCGTCAGCTCTGCCATTGAGCGCATGAAAAAAGCGTTGGAGAGTGACTCGGGGGCGAGAAAATTGTATCAGAAGATTTGTTTAGAACTTAAGGTTGGTCAAAGGCAGACTTGA
- a CDS encoding YadA-like family protein: MNTWRNKIFTLAVTLLVSGAAIPAHADQVINDNLIVDGSVCIGNDCDNGAAFGDTTLLFRENNLRILFEDTSLPDGIDSGRYPATDWQITINDSEAGGSNYFGVDNVTNYRSALRIYEGLDAAVVIGEGATSSGDNTLSIGTSGHERRITNVADGEDATDAATYGQLTTVQSQVTTNATSISTNADNISQNSSDIVTNSADIATNATSISTNADNISQNSSDIVTNSADIATNASAISNNSAAIAVNTESISANTTSINANSTAINANTSAISTNADNISQNTSDIAAINTTLSSLSATGSDSASASGTDSLALGSGATAYDYDTAIGANATVTADGSTAVGSNTLIESENAVSIGADATVNSEAVGGVALGQNAVVEQGATNAIALGKDSVADEANTVSVGSSDNQRRITNIADGENDGDAVNVSQLNPVKSAVSSNSTAIADEAETRAAADEAQQEAIDNNSQTLARNIQDISDNRSAIVENRRDIKRLSKDVDINRAGIAAVAAMAAIPGPVPGKRNSFGIGYGTFKGEDALALGFKADLTQNLRMTTAVSHSRHDMAANVGLGWSW; encoded by the coding sequence ATGAACACATGGCGAAATAAAATATTTACTCTTGCAGTGACTCTTCTCGTCAGCGGCGCGGCAATCCCGGCCCATGCGGACCAGGTTATCAATGATAATCTTATTGTTGATGGGAGTGTTTGCATCGGCAACGACTGCGATAATGGGGCGGCGTTCGGTGACACCACTCTTCTCTTTAGAGAAAACAACCTTCGCATCCTGTTTGAAGATACGTCTCTGCCTGATGGTATAGATTCGGGTCGTTATCCTGCAACAGACTGGCAAATCACCATTAATGATAGCGAGGCTGGAGGAAGCAACTATTTTGGTGTGGATAATGTGACCAACTATCGATCCGCCTTACGTATCTACGAAGGCCTTGATGCCGCAGTGGTCATTGGTGAAGGTGCCACGTCAAGCGGCGACAATACCCTCTCCATTGGGACAAGCGGCCATGAACGACGGATCACCAACGTGGCGGACGGCGAAGATGCCACCGATGCCGCTACCTATGGCCAACTGACCACCGTGCAAAGCCAGGTGACGACCAACGCCACCAGCATCAGCACCAATGCCGATAATATCAGCCAGAACAGCAGCGACATTGTCACCAACAGCGCCGATATTGCCACCAACGCCACCAGCATCAGCACCAATGCCGATAATATCAGCCAGAACAGCAGCGACATTGTCACCAACAGCGCCGATATTGCCACCAATGCCAGCGCTATCAGTAACAACAGTGCCGCAATTGCCGTGAATACCGAGAGCATTTCGGCCAACACCACCAGCATCAACGCCAACAGCACCGCCATCAACGCCAATACCAGTGCCATCAGCACCAACGCCGATAACATCAGCCAGAACACTAGCGATATCGCAGCCATCAATACCACCCTGTCGAGTTTGTCCGCAACGGGCAGCGACAGTGCCAGCGCCAGCGGCACCGACAGTCTGGCGTTGGGTTCCGGGGCTACGGCTTATGACTACGATACCGCTATTGGTGCCAATGCCACGGTCACGGCCGACGGTTCCACGGCGGTTGGCTCCAATACCCTCATCGAATCGGAGAACGCTGTCTCCATTGGAGCCGATGCCACCGTGAACAGTGAGGCTGTTGGCGGTGTTGCCCTCGGTCAGAATGCGGTCGTGGAACAAGGAGCGACCAATGCCATTGCTTTGGGCAAAGACTCGGTGGCCGATGAAGCCAATACCGTGTCCGTCGGCAGCAGCGACAACCAGCGGCGTATCACCAATATCGCCGACGGCGAAAACGACGGCGATGCGGTCAATGTCAGTCAGCTCAATCCGGTGAAAAGCGCTGTCAGCAGCAACAGCACGGCCATTGCCGATGAAGCTGAGACCCGCGCCGCCGCCGATGAAGCACAGCAAGAGGCGATTGACAACAATAGCCAAACCCTTGCCCGGAATATTCAGGATATCAGTGACAATCGCAGCGCCATTGTCGAGAATCGGCGGGATATCAAGCGCTTAAGCAAAGATGTCGATATTAACCGCGCCGGTATTGCGGCGGTGGCGGCCATGGCGGCCATTCCCGGTCCGGTGCCGGGCAAGCGCAATTCCTTCGGCATCGGTTACGGCACCTTTAAAGGGGAAGATGCCCTGGCTCTGGGTTTTAAAGCGGATTTGACGCAAAATCTGAGAATGACCACGGCCGTGTCCCACTCACGACATGATATGGCTGCCAATGTCGGTCTTGGCTGGAGCTGGTAG
- a CDS encoding transposase encodes MSRPLRIEYPGAWYHVMNRGRRREDIYQDDEDFLLFLKVLQDTSKMWNLKVSAYCLMSNHYHLLVQTPDGNLSRCMRHLNGVYTQRYNRRHNTDGQLFRGRYKAVLVEEDSHLVEILRYIHRNPVGAGIVLELDAYTWCSHCGYLADEKGWQWLHRTPLLKMFASTKKKAFSDYLSFVRKQDSEEVQQFFSRKNLPSIFGSEGFIEKIRNKYEFFLQDKEIAGRDVLSVDSAVVINAVCKVCQVTELALKTTRRGTTNLARDLAVYTLRAHSQKTLAEVGNVIGCENYSTVSSAIERMKKALESDSGARKLYQKICLELKVSQRQT; translated from the coding sequence ATGTCGAGACCATTACGCATAGAATATCCGGGTGCCTGGTATCACGTGATGAATCGTGGGCGGCGGCGAGAAGACATTTATCAGGACGACGAGGATTTCCTCCTGTTCCTGAAAGTATTGCAAGATACTTCAAAGATGTGGAACTTGAAAGTGTCTGCCTATTGCCTGATGTCGAACCATTATCATCTATTAGTGCAGACACCGGATGGTAATCTCTCCCGTTGTATGCGCCATCTTAACGGTGTTTATACCCAGCGCTATAATCGCAGGCACAACACAGACGGCCAATTGTTCCGTGGTCGCTACAAAGCTGTGTTGGTCGAAGAGGACAGCCATTTGGTGGAAATCTTGCGTTATATCCACCGCAATCCTGTCGGAGCCGGTATTGTTTTAGAGTTGGATGCGTACACATGGTGTAGTCATTGCGGTTATCTTGCTGACGAGAAAGGCTGGCAGTGGTTGCACCGCACCCCATTATTGAAGATGTTTGCATCAACAAAGAAAAAAGCTTTTAGCGATTATCTCTCTTTTGTGAGAAAGCAAGATTCTGAAGAGGTGCAGCAATTTTTTTCACGAAAAAATCTTCCGTCGATTTTTGGCTCTGAGGGTTTTATCGAGAAGATAAGAAACAAGTACGAGTTCTTCCTTCAGGATAAAGAAATTGCAGGGCGAGATGTTTTATCTGTCGATTCTGCTGTGGTGATCAACGCCGTATGTAAGGTATGTCAGGTCACTGAACTGGCGTTAAAGACGACAAGGCGGGGCACAACCAACCTTGCAAGGGATTTGGCTGTTTATACTCTCAGGGCACACAGTCAAAAAACGCTTGCTGAAGTTGGCAACGTGATCGGGTGCGAGAATTATAGTACCGTCAGCTCTGCCATTGAGCGCATGAAAAAAGCGTTGGAGAGTGACTCGGGGGCGAGAAAATTGTATCAGAAGATTTGTTTAGAACTTAAGGTTAGTCAAAGGCAGACTTGA
- a CDS encoding antibiotic biosynthesis monooxygenase codes for MNQISNTPKPPYFAVIFTSHRTAGDQGYSEMARRMVALASKQPGFLGFESAREDVGITVSYWSDMDSIQNWKNNIDHKIAQKLGREKWYSSFKVRISKVEKDYGI; via the coding sequence ATGAACCAGATTTCCAATACGCCAAAGCCTCCTTATTTTGCCGTAATTTTCACCTCACATCGCACTGCAGGTGATCAGGGCTATAGCGAGATGGCTCGTAGAATGGTTGCGTTAGCTTCGAAGCAGCCTGGGTTCCTTGGATTTGAATCAGCAAGAGAAGACGTCGGAATTACGGTATCGTATTGGTCTGACATGGACTCAATTCAAAACTGGAAAAACAACATTGACCACAAAATTGCTCAAAAATTGGGTCGAGAAAAGTGGTACTCATCGTTTAAAGTAAGAATTTCAAAAGTTGAAAAAGATTACGGCATTTAA
- the arsN2 gene encoding arsenic resistance N-acetyltransferase ArsN2, with product MIEYKHAVTSDLAEIETLLTYYDLPASDCFLHLENFVVAFADGMLVGVGGFESCGNYGLVRSFAVSPEFKGHGIAKSLFQMVYDLALEQGKESLYLLTTTASDYFKKLGFSECVRSNCPEPITCTKQFSELCPGSAITMLLAL from the coding sequence ATGATCGAATATAAACATGCAGTAACATCTGATTTAGCCGAAATTGAGACGCTTCTAACGTATTATGATTTACCGGCAAGTGACTGTTTTCTACATTTAGAAAACTTTGTTGTCGCATTCGCTGACGGTATGTTGGTGGGGGTAGGCGGTTTTGAAAGTTGCGGTAACTATGGTCTTGTGCGCTCTTTTGCTGTCTCACCGGAATTCAAAGGTCATGGCATCGCAAAGAGCCTATTTCAAATGGTCTACGATCTGGCGTTGGAACAAGGTAAGGAATCACTCTATCTACTTACCACCACCGCATCAGACTATTTTAAAAAGCTCGGTTTCTCAGAGTGTGTTCGCTCAAACTGCCCAGAGCCGATAACGTGTACCAAGCAGTTCTCTGAATTGTGCCCTGGCTCTGCGATTACAATGTTGCTTGCGCTATGA